In Drosophila yakuba strain Tai18E2 chromosome 2R, Prin_Dyak_Tai18E2_2.1, whole genome shotgun sequence, a single genomic region encodes these proteins:
- the LOC6531179 gene encoding acidic leucine-rich nuclear phosphoprotein 32 family member A isoform X1 produces MEKRIELERRARKVNQITELNLDNCRSTSIVGLTDEYTALESLSLINVGLTTLKGFPKLPNLKKLELSDNRISSGLNYLTTSPKLQYLNLSGNKIKDLETLKPLEEFKNLVVLDLFNNDATQVDNYREKIFKMLPTLNFLDGFDCNDEEVQSEGDDDDEVNGNDSDEEGDKCNAFCLNGLEIDLDELEALEKRVKAKKSLQDKPPPQSEDKEVDELDEYLKELQLRESNTASEEKSVINATPQPPSNSNLNFAILLYWFLAILNLGSAAYFSGDDDEEDSDDSEEEDNGEVSLSEVYNDDLEEDNSDWEGEGEGGEDDEDEDSDIDDADGDANESAASVNAKDKDGDKEPDESQVRGKKRKHDG; encoded by the exons ATGGAGAAGAGAATAGAACTGGAGCGACGCGCACGCAAAGTAAATCAG ATCACAGAGCTGAATCTGGACAACTGCCGGAGTACAAGCATCGTTGGCCTTACAGATGAATACACAGCCTTGGAATCGCTTAGCTTGATTAACGTGGGTCTCACCACACTGAAAGGTTTCCCCAAGCTGCCCAATTTGAAGAAGTTGGAACTGTCCGACAATCGGATCTCGAGCGGCCTCAACTATCTGACCACCAGCCCCAAACTGCAATATCTGAACTTGTCTGGCAACAAGATAAAGGATCTGGAAACCCTTAAGCCCCTGGAGGAGTTTAAAAATCTGGTTGTGCTGGATCTGTTTAATAACGATGCCACTCAGGTGGATAATTACCGCGAGAAGATCTTCAAGATGCTGCCAACGTTAAATTTTCTAGATGG ATTTGATTGCAACGACGAGGAGGTGCAATCTGagggcgatgatgatgatgaggtcAACGGCAACGATTCCGACGAAGAAGGAG aTAAATGCAATGCGTTCTGTTTAAATGGTTTAGAAATCGATTTAGACGAACTCGAGGCGTTGGAGAAGCGGGTAAAGGCGAAAAAAAGTTTGCAGGACAAACCACCTCCCCAATCGGAGGACAAAGAAGTAGACGAATTAGATGAATACTTGAAAGAGTTGCAACTAAGGGAATCTAATACCGCAAGCGAAGAAAAATCTGTGATAAATGCCACCCCGCAGCCTCCTAGCAATTCTAActtaaattttgcaatactGCTCTATTGGTTCCTTGCCATTTTAAATTTGGGCAGTGCTGCATATT TTTCTGGTGACGATGACGAAGAGGACAGCGATGACAGCGAAGAAGAGGACAATGGCGAGGTGTCCTTGTCGGAGGTGTACAATGACGATTTGGAAGAGGATAACTCTGATTGGGAAGGAGAAGGCGAGGGCGGcgaggacgacgaggatgaggattCCGATATTGATGATGCCGATGGAGATGCAAACGAATCGGCTGCATCAGTGAATGCCAAGGACAAGGATGGCGATAAGGAACCAG ACGAGTCGCAAGTTAGAGGCAAGAAGAGAAAGCATGATGGTTAA
- the LOC6531179 gene encoding acidic leucine-rich nuclear phosphoprotein 32 family member A isoform X2: MEKRIELERRARKVNQITELNLDNCRSTSIVGLTDEYTALESLSLINVGLTTLKGFPKLPNLKKLELSDNRISSGLNYLTTSPKLQYLNLSGNKIKDLETLKPLEEFKNLVVLDLFNNDATQVDNYREKIFKMLPTLNFLDGFDCNDEEVQSEGDDDDEVNGNDSDEEGVSGDDDEEDSDDSEEEDNGEVSLSEVYNDDLEEDNSDWEGEGEGGEDDEDEDSDIDDADGDANESAASVNAKDKDGDKEPDESQVRGKKRKHDG, encoded by the exons ATGGAGAAGAGAATAGAACTGGAGCGACGCGCACGCAAAGTAAATCAG ATCACAGAGCTGAATCTGGACAACTGCCGGAGTACAAGCATCGTTGGCCTTACAGATGAATACACAGCCTTGGAATCGCTTAGCTTGATTAACGTGGGTCTCACCACACTGAAAGGTTTCCCCAAGCTGCCCAATTTGAAGAAGTTGGAACTGTCCGACAATCGGATCTCGAGCGGCCTCAACTATCTGACCACCAGCCCCAAACTGCAATATCTGAACTTGTCTGGCAACAAGATAAAGGATCTGGAAACCCTTAAGCCCCTGGAGGAGTTTAAAAATCTGGTTGTGCTGGATCTGTTTAATAACGATGCCACTCAGGTGGATAATTACCGCGAGAAGATCTTCAAGATGCTGCCAACGTTAAATTTTCTAGATGG ATTTGATTGCAACGACGAGGAGGTGCAATCTGagggcgatgatgatgatgaggtcAACGGCAACGATTCCGACGAAGAAGGAG TTTCTGGTGACGATGACGAAGAGGACAGCGATGACAGCGAAGAAGAGGACAATGGCGAGGTGTCCTTGTCGGAGGTGTACAATGACGATTTGGAAGAGGATAACTCTGATTGGGAAGGAGAAGGCGAGGGCGGcgaggacgacgaggatgaggattCCGATATTGATGATGCCGATGGAGATGCAAACGAATCGGCTGCATCAGTGAATGCCAAGGACAAGGATGGCGATAAGGAACCAG ACGAGTCGCAAGTTAGAGGCAAGAAGAGAAAGCATGATGGTTAA